Proteins found in one Penaeus vannamei isolate JL-2024 chromosome 29, ASM4276789v1, whole genome shotgun sequence genomic segment:
- the LOC113804932 gene encoding cyclin N-terminal domain-containing protein 1 produces the protein MDNAIFHVPVIDQFNSSGKYWTKQDVDPIAGYLEDWLKREIADNDLLKHDFQPHLTAMSLRAPVRVLWMAAEELGLSAPTKYRALEIFNRFIKGHAATLAGHVTSTTNPGRERNRLLAEVARRVRQQAPLRAFTCLMIASKTVSHKKVLRAQQVQALLKKVGRDYTVSSIMSSERRILEQIEFRCLRTSSVLDLVGLIVAVVLVSKSTDGKHVPFKSEQLYEAAATVLDFVFLKHEEVYLQLYASVTDSKIIPRKHKAAFLPVVEDRLLLAGSVVVSGAWLVGGEELVESAGGRIARHTETPLEDLVSLASCILYLAGCSSWGRGGGGGGEVRRRGRDLLKYMFFI, from the exons ATGGACAATGCGATCTTTCACGTGCCGGTAATTGACCAATTTAATTCTTCAGGGAAATATTGGACGAAACAAGATGTTG ACCCCATAGCAGGCTATCTGGAAGACTGGCTCAAGAGGGAAATAGCTGACAACGACCTCTTGAAACACGACTTCCAGCCACATTTAACGGCCATGTCTCTGCGAGCGCCCGTCCGTGTGCTGTGGATGGCGGCCGAAGAGCTTGGGTTGTCGGCGCCCACCAAATATCGCGCCCTTGAGATATTTAATAG GTTCATCAAGGGGCACGCAGCTACCTTGGCGGGTCACGTGACAAGCACCACAAACCCAGGCCGAGAGAGGAACCGACTCCTGGCGGAGGTAGCTCGGAGGGTGAGGCAGCAGGCACCTCTAAGGGCCTTTACCTGCCTCATGATCGCATCCAAGACTGTTAGCCacaagaag GTATTGCGCGCCCAGCAGGTACAGGCGCTCCTGAAGAAGGTGGGTCGCGACTACACCGTCTCGTCCATCATGAGTTCCGAAAGACGCATCTTGGAGCAGATCGAGTTCCGG TGCCTCAGAACCAGCTCGGTCTTGGACTTGGTAGGCCTAATTGTGGCCGTGGTGTTGGTCTCCAAGAGCACGGATGGCAAACATGTTCCATTCAAGTCCGAGCAGCTGTACGAAGCGGCGGCCACGGTGCTCGACTTCGTGTTCCTGAAGCACGAGGAGGTGTATCTGCAGCTTTACGCGTCCGTTACCGATTCGAAAATTATTCCTCGAAAGCACAA AGCCGCCTTCCTGCCGGTCGTAGAAGACAGGCTCCTCCTGGCGGGATCGGTGGTGGTGAGCGGCGCCTGGCTCGTGGGCGGCGAGGAGCTGGTCGAGTCTGCGGGCGGCCGCATCGCCAGGCACACGGAGACGCCCCTGGAGGACCTCGTCAGCTTGGCCTCGTGCATCCTGTACTTGGCGGGGTGCTCCtcgtgggggcggggagggggaggcggaggagaggtcCGTCGCCGAGGTCGAGACTTGCTGA aatatatgttttttatatag